The following proteins are co-located in the Solanum pennellii chromosome 1, SPENNV200 genome:
- the LOC107007996 gene encoding ATP-citrate synthase beta chain protein 2-like yields the protein MATGQLFSKTTQALFYNYKQLPIQRMLDFDFLCGRETPSVAGIINPGSEGFQKLFFGQEEIAIPVHSTIEAACATHPTADVFINFASFRSAAASSMSALKQPTIKVAAIIAEGVPESDAKELIAYAKANNKVVIGPATVGGIQAGAFKIGDTAGTIDNIIQCKLYRPGSVGFVSKSGGMSNELYNSIARVTDGIYEGIAIGGDVFPGSTLSDHVLRFNNIPQVKMVVVLGELGGRDEYSLVEALKQGKINKPVVAWVSGTCATLFKSEVQFGHAGAKSGGEMESAQAKNQALRDAGAIVPTSYEAFEGAIKDAFEKLVEAGKTTPVKEITPPQIPEDLSTAIKSGKVRAPTHIISTISDDRGEEPCYAGVPMSSIVEQGLGVGDVISLLWFKRSLPRYCTRFIEICVMLCADHGPCVSGAHNSIVTARAGKDLVSCLVSGLLTIGPRFGGAIDDAARYFKDAYDKGLTPYEFVESMKKKGIRVPGIGHRIKRGDNRDKRVELLQRYARENFPSVKYMEYAVQVETYTLSKANNLVLNVDGAIGSLFLDLLAGSGMFTKPEIDEIVGIGYLNGLFVLARSIGLIGHTFDQKRLKQPLYRHPWEDVLYTK from the exons ATGGCTACTGGACAACTTTTTTCCAAGACTACACAAGCTTTGTTCTATAACTACAAGCAGCTTCCTATTCAGCGCATGCTTGATTTCGATTTCCTTTGTG GGAGGGAAACACCATCTGTAGCTGGAATTATTAATCCTGGTTCTGAGGGATTCCAGAAACTTTTCTTTGGTCAGGAGGAAATTGCAATCCCAGTACACTCAAC CATCGAAGCCGCTTGTGCTACACATCCCACAGCTGATGTATTCATTAACTTTGCGTCTTTCAGAAG TGCCGCTGCTTCCTCCATGTCGGCTCTTAAACAGCCAACCATCAAAGTTGCGGCTATTATAGCTGAAGGTGTTCCTGAGTCAGATGCTAAGGAGCTGATTGCTTATGCAAAGGCAAATAATAAG GTGGTTATTGGTCCAGCTACTGTTGGAGGTATTCAAGCTGGTGCTTTCAAGATTGGTGATACTGCTGGAACTATTGATAACATCATTCAGTGCAAACTTTACCGACCTGGATCTGTGGGATTTGTCTCAAAATCT GGTGGTATGTCTAAtgaattatacaattcaattgCTCGAGTCACTGATGGAATTTATGAAG GAATTGCAATCGGTGGAGATGTTTTCCCTGGCTCTACCCTTTCTGATCACGTTTTGCGCTTCAACAATATCCCACAG GTTAAAATGGTGGTTGTTCTCGGGGAACTTGGTGGACGAGATGAATATTCCTTGGTTGAAGCCTTGAAGCAGGGAAAAATTAACAAGCCTGTTGTTGCCTGGGTTAGTGGAACTTGTGCTACGCTCTTCAAGTCAGAAGTACAATTTGGTCATGCG GGAGCAAAGAGTGGTGGCGAAATGGAGTCTGCGCAAGCAAAGAATCAAGCACTCAGAGACGCTGGAGCTATAGTTCCAACCTCGTATGAAGCTTTTGAAGGAGCAATCAAAGATGCATTTGAAAAGCTA GTTGAAGCAGGAAAGACTACTCCTGTAAAGGAAATTACACCTCCTCAAATACCTGAGGATCTTAGCACGGCAATTAAGAGTGGGAAAGTTCGGGCCCCAACTCATATCATTTCCACAATATCTGATGATAGAG GTGAAGAGCCTTGCTATGCTGGCGTACCCATGTCATCCATTGTGGAGCAGGGACTTGGTGTTGGTGATGTAATATCCCTCTTGTGGTTCAAACGTAGCCTACCACGTTATTGCACACGTTTTATTGAG ATTTGTGTCATGTTGTGTGCTGATCATGGTCCTTGTGTCTCTGGTGCACACAATTCCATTGTAACTGCCAGGGCTGGAAAAGATCTGGTTTCCTGCCTTGTTTCTG GTTTGCTGACTATTGGACCGCGTTTTGGTGGTGCTATTGATGATGCTGCCCGGTACTTCAAGGATGCTTATGACAAG GGTCTTACTCCATATGAGTTTGTAGAAAGTATGAAGAAGAAAGGCATTCGAGTTCCAGGAATTGGCCACAG GATTAAAAGAGGTGACAATAGAGATAAGAGAGTGGAACTACTGCAGCGTTATGCTagggaaaatttcccttctgtTAAGTACATGGAATATGCTGTTCAGGTTGAAACTTACACACTCTCAAAGGCAAACAACCTAGTCCTCAACGTTGATGGTGCCATCGGATCCCTCTTCTTGGATCTCCTTGCGGGCAGTGGTATGTTCACGAAGCCAGAAATTGATGAAATAGTGGGGATTGGTTACCTCAATGGACTTTTCGTGCTGGCTCGTTCAATTGGGCTTATAGG ACACACATTTGACCAGAAGAGATTGAAGCAGCCATTGTACCGTCATCCATGGGAAGATGTCCTCTACACAAAGTGA